The sequence GCTGCTACAGAATCAATAGTTTTGTGTAATAACTGGTCTAGTTGTTCTGGTTGTAGTCTAAGTATTGCTCTATCTTTTGAAATTAATTTCTCTTTTACCATGTCAACAGATGTTTTAATCATTCCAATTGCATTCATTTTTGCAGAACGTGTTTGTAACATGTAGAACTTGCCTTGTTCCATTGTAAACTCTAGATCCTGTGGTTCCTTGTAGTGTCTCTCAAGTTTCTCACATGTTTTTATGAGCTGTGCAAAAGTTTTTGGTAATTCTTTTGCTAAATTATCTATTGGTTGTCCGGTTCGTATTCCTGCTACGACATCTTCTCCTTGTGCATTAACAAGATATTCTCCAAATATTTTTTTTGTCCCATCTCCAGGATTTCGTGTAAACACAACTCCTGTGGCACTATCATTTCCCATGTTTCCAAAGACCATGGTAACAACATTTACTGCAGTCCCATTTGCGACATCCTTTGTAATTTTGTATTTTTCTCGATATACTACTGCTCGTTCTCCCATCCAGCTTCTAAAAACAGCCTCAATTGCTAATTCTAACTGCTTGTATGGATCCTCTGGAAATGGTTTTCTGGTATGATTTTCGCATATTGCCTTGTATTCCGTAACTATATTTTTGAGAGAATCCTCGTTAAGGTCGCTGTCTAATAGTACTCCTTGGGTGTGTTTTGCTTTCTCTAGAACTAGATTGAATTTTTCATCATTAATTCCAAAAACTACCTTTCCAAACAACTGGAGAAACCTACGATAAGAATCCCATGCAAATCGTGGATTGTTACTTTTTTTTGCAAGACCAATCACCGTTTTATCGTTCAATCCCAGGTTTAGAATTGTATCCATCATTCCTGGCATGGAAATGGCAGCACCTGATCTTACTGACACCAAAAGTGGATTTTCAATCAAACCAAATTTTTTATTGGTTTTCTTTTCTATTTTTGCAATATTTTTCTTGACATCACTCATTAGAGTGCGTGGCAATTTTTTGCCATTGGAATAATACCAATTGCAAACCTCTGTGGTAATTGTAAAACCTGGTGGCACTGGTAGGCCAAGCTTTGTCATCTCTGCTAAACCTGCCCCTTTTCCACCAAACAATTTTTTATTATTACCATCACCTTCGTTGAAAAAATAAACTGATTTCATATTATATACCTCGTAATTTAATTATCTGGTGTAATATATGATGCTGTGATTCAATAAAGCCTGGCCTTTTTTGAAAGCATGATAAAGTTAAAAGTGACACAAAAGATGTATTCATACCATCTACGAAATTTTTCTATCCTTTTATAAAATTAAGGATGATATAGTCTTCTTTTCATGCCTAATGAAAAACTATAGGCAATACTAAGACTAAACATATACAAAAACACTTGGTTCAAATTCAATCCCAAATATTTTTGCAGGTTGGGTTGGAAAATCTTGAATAGTAAAACACCAACTGTAATCTTGTATAGGATTATGAAGTACTATAGTAAGCAGTCAAGATAACATTCTGTGTAGGTGTAATGGTGTAATAGCTGTTTGTTGTGCCGTCTTGCCAGTGATTGAACACGTTAGTACCATAGTTTCGTACATGGACAACATATGTGGTTCCAGATGTAACTGTGAATGATGCTGGTGTAAAAGTATCAGATATGATAGTACCGTTAGTATATCGAATTACAACTGACATGCCAGTGATTGGGTTTCCGGATAAGTCTACTGATTTTACAGATATGGTTACCTGTGTTGTTGGAGCAATTGGTGTTGCACTTGCTTCATTTGATGGTACAGATTCGCCAACAGAGTTCACAGCTGTTACCTTGTAGAAATATGTTATACCGTTTGTTAGCCCAGTATCGGTATAGGAAAGTGTAGAACCACTTACGGTGCCAATGGGTGTTGTACCCTCACCACCCGATGTTGTGCCACGGTAAATGTTGTATCCTGTTATTGCAGAGTCACCATTACTTGATGGCACAGTCCATGCTAGAGAGACTTGGGAGTTACCAGCAGTGGCTGTCAGTCCGGTTGGTGCACTAGATGCTGTGGCACTGGAAGATGTGGTTATAGAATATACATCACCGCCATAAAATTTAGCAGAATCTGATGCAATCAGGGTATTGCTTGAATCATAGACCTTGATGGTGGCAGCCAAGGGGAAATGATACTGTCCAATATTTAGTGTGGCGGCTCCGCTTAAAACTTGACTTGTGGCAAGTACATTTCCAGTTGAATTTACAACATCAACTCTTGCAGCATTACTTGGCAAATGAGTCATGTTGATATTTTCATCTAATGTTACATAATAGTCCTGAAACGTTCCAATAAACATTTGACTTGCAGATGATGTCTCTGGCTCAAGATATGCATTAAACGGTGCAGCCATCTTCAAGTTCATATTGTGATTTTCGTATACGTTGACTCCATCAAGGTACACTTTGAGATAGTTGCTGCCGTTTGTTATTATAGTACAGGCGCGTGTTAGTGGCTGGTTGGGACTATTATCCAGGTATAGCACACTAAATTTTGTGACCTGAGTGGTATTGCCTGTTGCATTGACCACATCCCAAACAGTTGCTTGAGTATTTGTAAGAGCAGCACATGTAACATAGTTTATGCTTCCATTATAGGTCTGTATGTACATACCATTATCGTAAAACTGACTTGGTGTAGTCCTAACAGGATCTGTTATGACTGCATGCCATAGTTGTGCGTTATGAGTTGGACTCTCAGCATAAAATCCAGCCCATTGTGTGTCAGCAGGTGCCTGTATCCCAATGTGAAGACCTTGATTGTCTCTAGAAAAGCTATATGGTGCATTTTCAGCAGGAGCATCTCCAAAATAAAACCAATATCCGTGATTGGCTTGAAGCTGTTGCTGTGTTTCTGTCTCATTTGTTAACGAATCACTTGCAACAAGACCAGACTGTACTTGGTTAATTGTACTATTTGTGGTTGCAGATGCGGTGTTTGATGGAGAACTTGAACCAGCTGAATTTATTGCAGATACTCTGTAAGTGTAGGTTGTACTAGCCGCAAGTCCTGAATCAGAATATGTGGTTGCAGTAGAACCAGTGCTGGAAACAATGGTTGACCATGTAATTCCACCATCAGTTGATCTTTCTATCTTGTATCCAGTTATTGTAGCGCCTCCATCATTTGATGGAGCAGTCCAAGAGAGGGATACTTGTGCATTGCCTCCTGTTGCTTGTAGATTCTGCGGAGCAGATGTAACGGTTGGGCCTGGACCGTTAGTGGAATAGTAAGCAGTCAAGGTAACACTTTGTGTTGGTGTGATGGTATAGTAGCTGTTTGTGGTACCATCACTCCAGTGATTAAACACAGTAGTCATGTAATCTCGTACATGGACTACATATGTGGTTCCAGATGTAACTGTAAAGGAGGCAGGTGTAAAGCCCTCTGCTATTGTGTTACCATTGGCATCACGAATTACAGTTGACATGCCAGTGATTGGGTTTCCAGACATGTCAACAGAGTTTACGGATATGGTTATCTGCGTGGTAGTACCACCACTAGTTGTAGCAGATGCAGTATTAGAATGAGAACTTGTACCTATTGCATTTATTGCAGATACTCTGTACACGTATGTTGTACTAGCTGCAAGTCCAGTATCAGAATATATTGTTGATGTGTTGGCCGTATTTGATTGAATTGTAGACCAGGTGGTGCCGCCATTAACTGATCTCTCAATCTTGTAACCTGTTATTGCAGAGCCGCCGTTGTTTGATGGAGCAGTCCATGATAAGTTGATCTGTGATGAAGAGACATCTGTTGCTTTCAGTCCTGTTGGTGCACTGGGGGCAGTGTGTTGATGTGATGGTCTCTTGGGATCTAAGAAGAAAGTCATAGTTACCCCATTTACAGAAGTAATTATGGTACCATTGTCAAAGATTTTGGTGCCTGCTACAGTAGTTGATATGCCTGTAGATGTGGTACTGTTAGGAAGTGGTACTCCTGGATTTCCACTAGAGATGGTTCCGTTTGTTTGGGTAG is a genomic window of Nitrosopumilaceae archaeon containing:
- a CDS encoding fibronectin type III domain-containing protein, which translates into the protein MTFFLDPKRPSHQHTAPSAPTGLKATDVSSSQINLSWTAPSNNGGSAITGYKIERSVNGGTTWSTIQSNTANTSTIYSDTGLAASTTYVYRVSAINAIGTSSHSNTASATTSGGTTTQITISVNSVDMSGNPITGMSTVIRDANGNTIAEGFTPASFTVTSGTTYVVHVRDYMTTVFNHWSDGTTNSYYTITPTQSVTLTAYYSTNGPGPTVTSAPQNLQATGGNAQVSLSWTAPSNDGGATITGYKIERSTDGGITWSTIVSSTGSTATTYSDSGLAASTTYTYRVSAINSAGSSSPSNTASATTNSTINQVQSGLVASDSLTNETETQQQLQANHGYWFYFGDAPAENAPYSFSRDNQGLHIGIQAPADTQWAGFYAESPTHNAQLWHAVITDPVRTTPSQFYDNGMYIQTYNGSINYVTCAALTNTQATVWDVVNATGNTTQVTKFSVLYLDNSPNQPLTRACTIITNGSNYLKVYLDGVNVYENHNMNLKMAAPFNAYLEPETSSASQMFIGTFQDYYVTLDENINMTHLPSNAARVDVVNSTGNVLATSQVLSGAATLNIGQYHFPLAATIKVYDSSNTLIASDSAKFYGGDVYSITTSSSATASSAPTGLTATAGNSQVSLAWTVPSSNGDSAITGYNIYRGTTSGGEGTTPIGTVSGSTLSYTDTGLTNGITYFYKVTAVNSVGESVPSNEASATPIAPTTQVTISVKSVDLSGNPITGMSVVIRYTNGTIISDTFTPASFTVTSGTTYVVHVRNYGTNVFNHWQDGTTNSYYTITPTQNVILTAYYSTS